In a genomic window of Helianthus annuus cultivar XRQ/B chromosome 10, HanXRQr2.0-SUNRISE, whole genome shotgun sequence:
- the LOC110880569 gene encoding uncharacterized protein LOC110880569, protein MGKDEYRDKDSISSKWTDINHKCHQFQEIFQRTSDNWGSGQNDVNILIRALEEHNQTRGGFTYLRCWKLLRRSHKWSNVPTMTSSGRRKAKRSKISSSVDLDTPTSNACNVDLNINLEDDEDLELQRPPDRRSAKNKGKKAEFSPSNPDIMKEDFEEMNQRLQDIRDLGHRRLETMHKRNAENKKFVAIQESRQMEKDIEFLSKLIDHLVGDSLILAQMRRQQIRQKYGL, encoded by the coding sequence ATGGGTAAAGATGAATATCGGGACAAAGATTCtatttctagcaaatggaccgataTAAACCATAAATGTCATCAGTTTCAAGAGATCTTCCAACGCACTAGTGACAACTGGGGAAGCGGACAAAACGATGTGAATATTTTAATAAGAGCGTTGGAAGAACACAATCAGACGAGAGGCGGCTTCACATATTTGAGATGTTGGAAGCTTTTACGAAGAAGTCATAAATGGTCAAACGTACCGACGATGACGTCTAGCGGTAGACGTAAAGCAAAGCGGTCTAAAATATCATCGTCGGTTGACCTGGACACACCCACTTCAAATGCTTGTAACGTCGACTTAAACATTAATTTGGAGGACGACGAGGATTTGGAGTTGCAACGACCACCCGACAGAAGAAGTGCGAAAAATAAGGGGAAAAAGGCGGAGTTCTCTCCATCTAATCCCGACATAATGAAGGAAGATTTCGAAGAGATGAACCAACGCCTACAAGACATTCGAGATCTCGGTCATAGGCGTTTAGAGACTATGCATAAAAGAAACGCTGAAAACAAAAAATTTGTCGCGATACAAGAATCGAGGCAAATGGAGAAAGATATAGAATTTTTGTCTAAACTCATCGACCATCTCGTAGGCGACTCGTTGATCCTAGCGCAAATGCGTCGGCAACAAATCCGTCAAAAATACGGACTTTAG